Proteins encoded in a region of the Prunus persica cultivar Lovell chromosome G4, Prunus_persica_NCBIv2, whole genome shotgun sequence genome:
- the LOC18781146 gene encoding probable carboxylesterase 18 — MHQRILIISIILLLLLLLFEITMTKTPPMSPPDLPCKVRLLLSLLTIVVNTVRRSNGTINRRLMSLFDLKASPSSKPNNRVKTSDVMVDPTRNLWFRLYVPAAAITTTTTSPSAKLPLIIYFHGGGFAFFSANSKPYDDLCKRLSAELPAVVVSVNYRLAPEHIYPSQYEDGFDVLKFIDQTTIDGFDLNNVDITRCFLAGDSAGGNLAHHVAVKASNHHEFGKMRVVGLIAIQPFFGGKERTESETRLSKGSALSLEQTDWYWKTFLPEGSDRDHAAANVFGQESKDVLGVNFPATIVFVGGFDLLQDWQRRYYEGLKKSGKEAYLIEYPNSFHGFYAFPELKEPSFLVKEVRDFIEKLCYAPSGISF, encoded by the coding sequence ATGCACCAGAGAATCCTAATAATATCTatcattcttcttctcttgctattattatttgaaattacAATGACAAAAACCCCCCCAATGTCGCCGCCCGACCTTCCATGCAAGGTCCGCCTCTTACTCTCCCTCCTCACCATCGTCGTCAACACCGTCCGCCGCTCCAACGGCACCATCAACCGCCGTCTCATGAGCCTATTCGACCTCAAAGCCTCTCCGTCAAGCAAACCCAACAACCGCGTCAAAACCTCTGACGTGATGGTGGACCCCACTCGAAACCTCTGGTTTCGCCTCTACGTTCCTGCCGCcgccatcaccaccaccacgaCCAGCCCTTCCGCCAAACTCCCGCTCATAATCTACTTTCACGGCGGTGGCTTTGCATTCTTTTCCGCCAACTCAAAACCCTACGACGACCTTTGCAAACGACTCTCCGCAGAGCTCCCAGCCGTGGTCGTCTCCGTCAACTACCGCCTCGCTCCGGAGCATATTTATCCCTCCCAATACGAGGACGGCTTCGACGTGCTGAAATTCATCGACCAAACAACAATTGACGGGTTTGATCTCAACAACGTTGACATCACCCGGTGTTTCCTCGCCGGAGACAGCGCCGGTGGCAACCTGGCCCACCACGTGGCCGTCAAGGCGAGCAATCATCATGAGTTTGGCAAGATGAGGGTTGTAGGACTTATAGCGATACAGCCGTTTTTTGGTGGGAAAGAAAGGACTGAATCGGAGACAAGGCTTTCGAAGGGTTCGGCGCTTTCTTTGGAGCAGACTGACTGGTACTGGAAGACATTTTTGCCGGAGGGGTCGGATAGAGACCACGCGGCGGCGAATGTGTTTGGGCAGGAATCGAAGGATGTTTTGGGGGTGAATTTTCCGGCGACGATTGTTTTCGTGGGAGGGTTTGATCTGTTGCAAGACTGGCAAAGGAGATACTACGAGGGGTTGAAGAAGTCTGGGAAAGAAGCTTACTTGATTGAGTACCCGAATTCGTTTCATGGATTTTACGCTTTTCCTGAGCTCAAGGAGCcttcttttttggttaagGAGGTGAGGGATTTCATTGAGAAGCTCTGCTATGCTCCCTCCGGCAtatctttttaa